A genomic region of Eucalyptus grandis isolate ANBG69807.140 chromosome 5, ASM1654582v1, whole genome shotgun sequence contains the following coding sequences:
- the LOC120294108 gene encoding uncharacterized protein LOC120294108 yields MARGYATERQKGLLLVEKLDYIQSKLLQGILVTISKPLGKLGAWVIEKLKGSYSTEEIKEWTKKFKHWVLEASDLQNSDFLEILDGTFEVGSQLNQELPIWLAAQKAVTRYEGILSSTGPRGRLLRKLLTLTGLVPPMPKTPFEFKGDNDESEPYLRPISISMISRSDVWRLVTKKSWTNNVWEVLKTGVSIRLSQSIL; encoded by the exons ATGGC GCGGGGTTATGCAACTGAGAGGCAGAAGGGCCTACTGCTAGTTGAAAAATTGGATTACATACAGTCCAAACTTCTGCAAGGAATTCTCGTTACCATATCAAAACCATTGGGGAAGCTTGGCGCGTGGGTGATTGAG AAATTGAAAGGTTCTTATTCCACCGAAGAAATCAAGGAATGGACAAAGAAGTTTAAGCATTGGGTTTTAGAAGCTTCTGACTTGCAGAACTCAGATTTTCTAGAGATCCTTGATGGTACATTTGAAGTAGGGTCACAGTTAAATCAGGAGCTCCCTATCTGGCTTGCAGCCCAAAAGGCAGTGACACGTTACGAAGGCATCTTATCATCAACTGGACCTCGTGGAAGGCTTTTAAGGAAATTGCTTACATTGACTGGGCTTGTGCCGCCAATGCCAAAAACCCCATTTGAGTTCAAGGGTGATAACGACGAATCAGAACCTTATTTAAG GCCAATCTCCATATCCATGATTTCACGTAGTGATGTATGGAGGCTAGTTACAAAGAAATCTTGGACAAACAATGTTTGGGAAGTGTTGAAGACCGGAGTTTCCATTCGCCTTTCACAATCTATCCTTTAG
- the LOC104447734 gene encoding protein MAIN-LIKE 1, which translates to MDRTRSQGKRAQSYHLRKEHETHKKMLGPLCTRFSLPAFARRVEKLSCGQRAAIERVGFGSLLHMPNYSINRALISVLIEKWSSEKKAFLVGGGEISMTPMDVALIMGLPVIGKPVTIGKDEASLDLEDEYVNSPSKRKIAISTLEGELDGEIGEGAKFIRMFLLYAFGVFLFPNSGRVVNGRYMSYLKNLDAIKEYAWGLALLEHLTICITERKDHHKTYIGGCLIFLQIWSFEHLDVARPKFQLNSLTFPRTCRWEESKTTTSKIKDEFERLTKNKIILELQPTAIELGVDIIKEVLAARIEPQQTPTQSGMMDLPMDNDINAEMDFVVDKMDIHISDAPEVSSSHYPSQQELLEELWEKEKQEVTLREEMEALRDSLRLEKQESDRLKALCHERDIALQATMSEKRSLEAKLTENEDLLLENNAVIQKLQEAVEASHVYAHKIEEILDRTLIERLR; encoded by the exons atggATAGGACGAGATCACAAGGCAAAAGAGCACAAAGTTATCACTTGAGAAAGGAGCACGAGACTCATAAGAAG ATGCTTGGTCCCTTGTGTACTAGGTTTTCGTTGCCCGCCTTTGCCAGGCGGGTAGAAAAACTGAGTTGTGGCCAACGAGCTGCGATAGAGAGAGTAGGGTTTGGAAGTTTGCTGCACATGCCTAATTATAGCATCAACAGGGCATTGATAAGTGTGCTGATAGAGAAATGGAGTTCTGAGAAGAAGGCCTTTTTAGTTGGTGGTGGTGAGATTTCCATGACACCCATGGATGTGGCATTAATCATGGGCCTCCCTGTCATTGGAAAGCCAGTAACAATTGGAAAAGATGAGGCTTCATTAGATTTAGAGGATGAATATGTCAATTCTCCCAGCAAGAGGAAAATTGCAATTAGCACACTTGAGGGGGAGCTGGATGGCGAGATAGGCGAGGGAGCAAAGTTCATAAGGATGTTTTTGCTATATGCTTTTGGCGTGTTTCTATTCCCAAATTCAGGTCGAGTGGTCAATGGGCGTTATATGTCGTATCTCAAAAATTTGGATGCTATTAAAGAATATGCCTGGGGTTTGGCTTTGCTCGAGCATTTGACTATATGTATAACCGAGAGAAAGGATCATCATAAGACATACATTGGAGGTTGTCTTATATTCCTCCAG ATATGGTCATTTGAGCATTTAGATGTGGCTCGGCCTAAATTTCAATTGAACTCCTTGACTTTTCCTCGTACATGCCGATGGGAAGAGAGTAAGACAACAACATCAAAGATCAAGGATGAATTTGAAAGGCTAACCAAAAATAAG ATAATCTTGGAGCTTCAGCCTACTGCAATTGAGTTAGGAGTTGATATCATCAAAGAAGTTTTGGCAGCACGAATTGAGCCCCAACAGACACCTACGCAATCAGGGATGATGGATCTTCCAATGGACAAT GATATCAATGCAGAAATGGACTTTGTTGTGGATAAGATGGACATACACATATCTGATGCACCGGAAGTTTCCTCTTCACATTATCCTTCTCAGCAAGAG TTGTTGGAAGAATTatgggaaaaggaaaagcaagaagtgACCCTCCGGGAAGAAATGGAGGCTCTGAGAGATTCTTTGAGATTGGAAAAGCAAGAGTCGGATAGGCTAAAAGCTCTTTGTCACGAGAGAGACATAGCCCTTCAA GCTACAATGTCAGAGAAGAGGAGCTTGGAAGCAAAATTGACCGAGAATGAAGATTTACTCTTAGAAAATAATGCG GTTATACAAAAACTTCAAGAAGCGGTAGAAGCGAGTCATGTGTATGCACATAAAATAGAAGAAATCCTGGACAGAACTTTAATTGAAAGGCTGCGATGA
- the LOC104431045 gene encoding uncharacterized protein LOC104431045, whose amino-acid sequence MKCGSCCDLESSRLMVSKALGNIKRLQDGIVRKELSSSLLSNALESLDQLRKVLHAYSKSIAEAEDSIAQAFCFIGELQCAMEHCKSSIQILEKLYSPDHIVIGYELMKLLSIQLSLGDVDAGETLNRLGIIFEHHYSLWLPYSSCVSIS is encoded by the exons ATGAAATGTGGGTCCTGTTGTGACCTGGAATCTTCTCGCCTGATGGTGAGCAAAGctttaggaaatattaaaag GTTGCAGGATGGAATAGTTAGAAAAGAACTGTCAAGTTCCTTACTTTCTAATGCTTTAGAATCTCTTGATCAGCTGAGGAAAGTGTTGCATGCATATAGCAAAAGCATTGCAGAA GCAGAGGACAGCATAGCACAAGCATTTTGCTTCATTGGAGAGCTGCAGTGCGCGATGGAGCACTGCAAATCATCAATTCAG ATTTTAGAAAAGCTTTATAGTCCTGATCATATTGTCATTGGATATGAACTAATGAAACTTTTATCCATTCAGCTATCACTGGGCGATGTTGATGCTGGAGAGACCTTGAATCGATTGGGTATAATCTTTGAGCATCACTATTCACTATGGCTCCCATACAGCAGTTGTGTTTCCATATCTTAA